A window from Staphylococcus succinus encodes these proteins:
- a CDS encoding TrmH family RNA methyltransferase, whose amino-acid sequence MEMITSAQNSKVKNANKLKKKRDRDKTGQALIEGYHLIEEAYQSTVKIKQLFVVDVERLDEGLMTYAEEVFEINLKVAESLSGTVTPQGFFAVIEKPVPETTQAKQVLLVDCIQDPGNLGTLIRTADAAGLDLIVLEKGTADPYQDKVLRASQGSVFHIPIITQELSEFIDHFEGNVYGTALENALPYQQIPSQDNFALLLGNEGEGVNADLLNKTTQNLTIPIYGKAESLNVAIAGSIVMYHLKG is encoded by the coding sequence ATGGAAATGATTACTTCGGCTCAAAATAGTAAAGTTAAAAATGCAAATAAATTAAAAAAGAAACGCGATAGAGATAAAACTGGCCAAGCACTTATTGAAGGTTATCATCTGATTGAAGAAGCGTACCAAAGTACAGTCAAAATTAAACAATTGTTTGTAGTTGACGTAGAAAGATTAGATGAGGGGTTAATGACTTACGCTGAAGAAGTGTTTGAAATTAATCTTAAAGTAGCAGAAAGTTTATCTGGTACAGTAACACCACAAGGTTTTTTTGCAGTGATTGAAAAACCAGTTCCTGAAACGACACAGGCCAAACAAGTATTGCTTGTAGATTGTATTCAAGATCCAGGTAATTTAGGGACTTTAATACGTACGGCTGATGCTGCTGGGTTAGACCTTATCGTACTTGAAAAAGGTACGGCTGATCCATATCAAGACAAAGTGTTACGTGCAAGCCAAGGAAGTGTATTCCACATTCCAATTATTACTCAGGAGTTAAGTGAGTTTATTGACCATTTTGAAGGTAATGTTTATGGAACAGCATTAGAAAATGCGCTACCTTATCAACAAATACCAAGTCAGGATAACTTTGCGCTTCTTTTAGGCAATGAAGGCGAAGGTGTAAATGCTGATTTGTTAAACAAAACAACTCAAAATTTGACAATACCTATTTATGGGAAAGCAGAGAGTTTAAATGTAGCCATTGCAGGTAGTATTGTGATGTATCATTTGAAAGGTTGA
- the rpmF gene encoding 50S ribosomal protein L32 — MAVPKRRTSKTRKNKRRTHFKISVPGMTECPSCGEYKLSHRVCKNCGSYNGEDVVSK, encoded by the coding sequence ATGGCAGTACCAAAAAGAAGAACGTCAAAAACGAGAAAAAATAAACGTCGTACGCATTTTAAAATTTCAGTACCTGGTATGACAGAATGCCCAAGCTGTGGCGAATACAAATTATCTCACCGCGTATGTAAGAACTGTGGTTCATACAATGGTGAAGACGTTGTATCAAAATAA
- a CDS encoding YlbG family protein encodes MQTVPRTSLIIYLKHMKHERQVRKFGHIVSTNRQQRYVVMYINEQEADQIVGKLIKLKYVKHIEGSPYKYLEKVYEKEQHEIS; translated from the coding sequence ATGCAAACTGTACCTAGAACAAGTTTAATCATATATTTGAAACATATGAAACACGAAAGACAAGTGCGAAAGTTTGGGCACATTGTCAGTACAAATAGGCAACAGCGCTATGTTGTTATGTATATCAATGAACAAGAAGCGGACCAAATTGTCGGGAAACTTATTAAGCTCAAATATGTGAAGCACATTGAAGGCTCACCATATAAATATTTAGAAAAAGTATATGAAAAGGAACAGCATGAAATTTCATAA
- a CDS encoding M23 family metallopeptidase, producing the protein METINAQIIMNRIEDNDVNWIYHHFSDDFQEVSSFDELTKLLEEYNRIRTTNTQYKHIHINHQDEYIWFDSKMTSGVSVTLNKYQEIISLVLIPLRHIHVSKNTKQTYTLPIVQDWLVWSGGDNVLLNSHYHYKHQRHALDLIRVEQGMTYKGNPQLCENYYAYNKPILAPANGIVVEIVDGIADGVPGEINTNHPEGNYIIIKHNRHEYSMIAHIKPNSFKIEKGDELLRGQHIANVGNSGNSSEPHVHFQVMDSNDLQMAQTLKIKLHNYASPVKGDIVTYTGDNILVNKDNYFSAFIKSISTNITQIFRN; encoded by the coding sequence ATGGAGACAATTAACGCGCAAATAATTATGAATAGAATAGAAGATAATGATGTCAATTGGATATACCATCATTTTAGTGATGATTTTCAAGAGGTATCGTCGTTTGATGAATTAACAAAGTTATTAGAAGAGTACAATCGTATTCGAACAACGAACACACAATATAAACATATACATATAAATCATCAAGATGAATATATTTGGTTTGATAGTAAGATGACCTCTGGTGTGAGTGTGACTTTAAATAAATATCAAGAAATTATTAGTTTGGTATTAATTCCACTTAGGCACATACATGTAAGTAAAAATACAAAGCAAACTTATACGTTACCAATTGTACAAGATTGGCTTGTATGGTCTGGTGGGGATAATGTATTGTTAAATTCACATTATCATTATAAACATCAAAGACATGCGCTCGATTTAATTCGTGTAGAACAAGGCATGACGTATAAAGGTAATCCACAATTATGCGAGAATTACTACGCTTATAATAAACCAATTTTAGCGCCGGCTAATGGAATAGTAGTAGAAATTGTAGATGGCATTGCAGATGGTGTGCCTGGTGAAATAAATACTAATCATCCAGAAGGAAATTATATTATTATTAAACACAACAGACATGAGTATAGTATGATTGCTCACATAAAGCCCAACTCTTTTAAAATAGAAAAGGGCGATGAGTTATTACGCGGTCAACATATTGCAAATGTTGGAAATTCAGGCAATTCATCTGAACCACACGTACATTTTCAAGTAATGGATAGTAATGATTTACAAATGGCGCAGACATTAAAAATAAAATTACATAATTACGCATCACCTGTAAAAGGTGATATAGTAACCTATACAGGAGATAATATTTTAGTAAATAAAGACAATTATTTTTCTGCATTTATTAAAAGTATCAGCACAAACATCACACAAATATTCAGAAATTAA
- a CDS encoding glycerophosphodiester phosphodiesterase family protein has product MTNFNKLLKGAFLSTVGIVSSLFFINRYKTKPKPQSIPAFFSKPAPYILAHRGGMAVRPENTKLAFDNAVAHNIDGFDISIRITKDNQLIVFNDTDVDRTTNGSGKVSEHTLDELQNLDAGYHYTDINNFKPYEAHPDARILSLGELLDLYPNQVISITLSDNPNSSHGQLVPELLYKIIVTHDAQERVLVSSAYQEHIDQISKLSNGFIAIGARPCEIAEGFSKFNLGLGHMFQTNAHTFHMPIAIKGVKLNSPRFIHWLNERNIVPSYYGVNNLDLMNDLLFHGAHTLITDRPDLAERFKLTYH; this is encoded by the coding sequence ATGACAAATTTCAACAAATTATTAAAGGGTGCTTTTTTAAGTACGGTTGGTATAGTCAGTAGCTTGTTTTTTATAAATAGATATAAAACCAAACCTAAACCTCAAAGTATACCCGCTTTCTTTTCCAAACCTGCCCCATATATCTTAGCACATCGCGGCGGTATGGCAGTTCGACCAGAAAACACTAAACTCGCTTTTGATAATGCGGTAGCTCATAATATAGATGGTTTCGATATAAGCATCAGAATAACGAAAGATAATCAATTAATCGTTTTTAATGATACAGATGTCGATCGAACAACTAATGGTTCAGGAAAAGTCTCAGAGCACACACTTGATGAATTACAAAATTTAGATGCTGGTTATCATTATACCGATATTAATAACTTTAAACCCTATGAAGCACATCCAGATGCACGTATTTTATCATTGGGTGAACTATTAGATTTATACCCCAATCAAGTGATTAGTATTACTTTAAGTGATAATCCCAATAGTTCACACGGTCAACTCGTACCTGAGTTATTATATAAGATTATCGTAACGCATGATGCTCAAGAACGTGTCTTAGTATCTAGTGCTTATCAAGAACACATTGATCAAATTTCCAAACTAAGCAACGGTTTTATCGCAATTGGTGCTAGACCTTGTGAAATTGCTGAAGGTTTTTCTAAATTTAATTTAGGCTTAGGCCACATGTTTCAAACAAATGCACATACTTTCCACATGCCAATAGCCATTAAAGGTGTTAAATTAAATTCACCAAGATTTATTCATTGGCTAAATGAACGAAATATTGTACCAAGTTATTATGGGGTCAATAACCTTGACCTTATGAATGATTTACTATTCCATGGTGCTCATACACTTATCACTGATCGCCCAGATTTAGCTGAACGCTTTAAATTAACATATCACTAA
- the rsmD gene encoding 16S rRNA (guanine(966)-N(2))-methyltransferase RsmD has translation MRVISGIHKSKALESIEGRNTRPTMDKVKEGIFNSLHEVSGIGLDLFAGSGALGIEALSRGMDKVIFVDQNFKAVKVIKANLKHLNIEAQAEVYKNNADRALKALSKREIQFDVIFLDPPYEKGLIDKALEGIAKFNLLKENGIIVCEFNHHEKINTQPFQVIKRYHYGLTDTLLLEKGDKNVDN, from the coding sequence ATGAGAGTGATTTCAGGAATACATAAGAGTAAAGCACTAGAAAGTATAGAAGGACGTAATACGAGACCGACTATGGATAAAGTGAAAGAAGGTATTTTTAATAGTCTTCATGAAGTATCTGGCATAGGATTAGACTTGTTTGCTGGTAGTGGGGCTTTAGGAATTGAGGCTTTATCTCGAGGAATGGATAAAGTGATTTTTGTTGATCAAAATTTTAAAGCTGTTAAAGTCATTAAAGCTAACTTAAAACATTTAAATATTGAAGCGCAGGCTGAAGTCTATAAAAATAATGCTGATCGTGCACTGAAAGCACTTTCTAAAAGAGAAATCCAATTTGATGTTATATTTTTAGATCCACCTTATGAAAAAGGATTGATTGATAAAGCTTTGGAAGGTATTGCAAAGTTTAATTTATTAAAAGAAAATGGTATTATCGTGTGTGAGTTCAATCATCATGAAAAAATAAACACTCAGCCATTCCAAGTGATTAAGCGTTATCATTATGGTTTGACAGATACTTTGTTATTAGAAAAAGGAGATAAAAATGTCGACAACTAA
- the coaD gene encoding pantetheine-phosphate adenylyltransferase, with amino-acid sequence MSTTKAVIPGSFDPITYGHIDIIDRSADRFDELHICVLKNSSKSGTFSIEERIALIKESVKHLNNVTVHHFDGLLVDFCDQIGAQTIIRGLRAVSDFEYELRLTSMNKKLNSNVETMYMMTSTNYSFISSSVVKEVAAYKANVSDFVPVHVEKALNEKFKKEE; translated from the coding sequence ATGTCGACAACTAAAGCAGTCATTCCTGGTAGTTTTGATCCAATAACATATGGGCACATTGATATAATAGATAGAAGTGCGGATCGCTTTGATGAACTTCATATTTGTGTTTTGAAGAATAGCAGTAAATCCGGTACATTTTCAATTGAAGAACGTATTGCGTTAATAAAAGAGTCAGTTAAGCATTTAAATAATGTTACGGTACATCATTTCGATGGATTATTAGTAGATTTTTGTGACCAAATTGGTGCTCAGACAATTATTAGAGGTTTGAGAGCGGTCAGTGACTTTGAATATGAATTGCGATTGACATCGATGAATAAGAAATTAAATAGTAATGTTGAAACAATGTATATGATGACGAGTACGAATTATTCGTTTATTAGTTCAAGCGTTGTAAAAGAAGTTGCTGCATATAAAGCAAATGTCTCTGATTTTGTGCCAGTTCACGTTGAAAAAGCACTGAACGAAAAGTTCAAAAAAGAAGAATAG
- the pheS gene encoding phenylalanine--tRNA ligase subunit alpha — translation MAQTETMADIKQQAIIDINEAHNEKELQDVKVKYLGKKGSVTGLMKYMKDLPNEEKPAYGQQVNEVRQTIEGEIESRRKLLAHEQLEQQLQEEKIDVTLPSRKISIGAKHPLTRTVEEIEDLFLGLGYEIVDGFEVEQDYYNFEALNLPKSHPARDMQDSFYITEETLMRTHTSPVQARTMEQRKGEGPVKILCPGKVYRRDSDDATHSHQFTQIEGLVVDENIKMSDLKGTLELLAKQLFGEDREIRLRPSYFPFTEPSVEVDVSCFKCGGAGCNVCKQTGWIEILGAGMVHPNVLEMAGFDPNKYSGFAFGMGPDRIAMLKYGIEDIRHFYTNDVRFLNQFKAVEDRGEI, via the coding sequence ATGGCACAAACAGAAACTATGGCTGACATCAAACAGCAAGCAATTATTGATATTAATGAGGCACATAATGAAAAAGAACTACAAGATGTTAAGGTAAAATATTTAGGTAAAAAAGGGTCAGTAACTGGTTTAATGAAATATATGAAAGATTTACCAAATGAAGAAAAGCCAGCATATGGTCAGCAAGTTAACGAAGTAAGACAAACTATTGAAGGTGAAATCGAATCACGTCGTAAATTATTAGCCCATGAGCAATTAGAACAACAATTACAGGAGGAAAAAATTGATGTAACGCTACCAAGTAGAAAAATATCTATTGGTGCTAAGCATCCTTTAACACGTACTGTAGAGGAAATAGAGGACTTATTCTTAGGGCTAGGTTATGAAATTGTAGATGGTTTTGAGGTAGAACAAGATTATTATAATTTTGAAGCATTAAACTTACCTAAATCACATCCAGCTCGAGATATGCAAGATAGTTTTTATATTACTGAAGAAACACTTATGAGAACACATACGTCCCCAGTCCAAGCAAGAACAATGGAGCAACGTAAAGGTGAAGGTCCTGTAAAGATTCTTTGTCCGGGTAAAGTATATCGTCGTGATTCTGATGATGCGACACATAGCCATCAATTCACGCAAATTGAAGGTTTAGTAGTAGATGAAAATATAAAAATGAGCGATTTAAAAGGTACTTTAGAGTTATTAGCTAAACAACTCTTTGGTGAAGATAGAGAAATTCGTTTACGTCCAAGTTATTTCCCATTTACTGAACCATCTGTAGAAGTAGATGTTTCATGTTTCAAATGTGGTGGCGCTGGTTGTAATGTCTGTAAGCAAACAGGTTGGATTGAGATTTTAGGTGCCGGCATGGTACATCCGAATGTTTTAGAAATGGCAGGCTTTGACCCTAACAAATATAGTGGATTCGCATTTGGTATGGGGCCAGATCGTATAGCAATGTTGAAATATGGTATAGAAGATATTCGTCATTTTTATACAAATGATGTACGTTTCTTAAATCAATTTAAAGCTGTAGAAGATAGAGGTGAAATTTAA
- a CDS encoding YlbF family regulator yields MITEETLTVLDDIEELSDKIVASRVYHEYKLAEQALAANDEAHLLYQAFLKSKDKYDEIMRFGKYHPDYQSVMLDTRKRKRAYEMLPVVMDYKQKEVALQNLIDEVIVKIAYAVSENVKIETGNPFFQKDSSGCATGGSCSCSL; encoded by the coding sequence ATGATTACCGAAGAAACATTAACTGTACTAGATGATATAGAAGAACTTAGCGATAAAATAGTAGCATCGCGTGTTTATCATGAATATAAATTAGCAGAACAAGCATTAGCAGCTAATGATGAAGCACATCTTTTATATCAAGCTTTTTTGAAATCGAAGGACAAATACGATGAAATTATGCGTTTTGGTAAATATCATCCGGATTATCAAAGTGTGATGCTTGATACACGAAAAAGAAAGCGTGCATATGAAATGTTACCTGTTGTAATGGACTATAAACAAAAAGAAGTAGCATTACAAAATTTGATAGACGAAGTGATTGTAAAAATTGCATATGCTGTTTCTGAAAATGTAAAAATTGAAACGGGCAATCCATTTTTCCAAAAAGATTCAAGTGGTTGTGCTACTGGTGGCTCTTGTAGTTGTTCGTTGTAA
- a CDS encoding YceD family protein yields MKWSITQLRKFQDKPFEFHQTVNFDHLVKSLDLIDLSDIDIAGELTVRSNEVIADMHITGTYTMACARTLVPVEAPLDIKSQEIFDLEGYERYSNDAEDDEHYHDATDGMINLKDIAEELVIIEKPMRVFSNESDQMLREGNGWEVIDEEQAIDDAKEQEQSDSKQIDPRLQKLQQLYDEEQ; encoded by the coding sequence ATGAAATGGTCAATAACACAATTAAGAAAATTCCAAGATAAACCATTTGAATTCCATCAAACGGTTAATTTTGATCATTTAGTAAAATCATTAGATTTAATAGATCTATCTGATATTGATATTGCTGGTGAATTAACCGTAAGGTCAAATGAAGTCATTGCAGATATGCATATCACGGGAACATATACAATGGCGTGTGCACGTACTTTGGTTCCGGTAGAAGCTCCATTAGATATCAAATCTCAAGAGATTTTTGATTTGGAAGGTTATGAACGTTATAGCAATGACGCAGAAGATGATGAACATTATCATGATGCAACAGACGGTATGATAAATCTAAAGGATATTGCTGAAGAACTTGTTATTATTGAAAAGCCAATGCGTGTTTTTTCAAATGAAAGCGATCAGATGTTACGAGAAGGTAATGGTTGGGAAGTTATTGACGAAGAACAAGCGATTGATGATGCTAAAGAACAAGAGCAATCTGATTCTAAGCAAATTGATCCTAGGCTTCAAAAATTACAACAACTATATGACGAAGAGCAATAG
- a CDS encoding DUF7147 family protein, translating into MKQAFIQLGEGLTDLFEFNTLIEYNFQRIDHIIYFHTPTSEKKLSSVAIIMEPTSGQHFQAMYIMINALKYPYPKPNKKFELINAQADRFDIDIKGIDVQPPEAFHDLDLYYNYLISVLRLQRWIPPLQ; encoded by the coding sequence ATGAAACAAGCATTTATTCAGCTTGGTGAAGGCTTAACAGACTTATTTGAATTTAATACCTTGATTGAATATAACTTTCAACGTATAGACCACATCATATATTTTCATACCCCTACATCAGAGAAAAAACTTTCTTCTGTGGCAATCATTATGGAGCCAACGAGTGGTCAGCATTTTCAAGCAATGTACATCATGATTAACGCTTTAAAATATCCATATCCAAAGCCTAACAAAAAATTCGAGCTCATTAATGCACAAGCAGATCGCTTTGACATTGACATCAAAGGCATTGATGTCCAACCTCCTGAAGCGTTTCATGACCTTGATTTATATTACAATTACTTAATCAGCGTATTAAGATTACAAAGATGGATACCGCCTTTACAATAA
- a CDS encoding nucleotidyltransferase has translation MKSVALITEYNPFHNGHLYHAQKSKSITGADISVAIMSGHFVMRGQPAIYNKFIRTQMALSAVDLVIELPAYATLSAGPYFAEAAVKVADYLSIDHLSFGSESGNIDAFTSLAKDIESVENSQQFIIKSKEGKSYPRILSELVSDNTLLSSPNNTLGISYVRAIQKWAPTIQPWTLKREQSSHHDAVITGLNFASGTSIRKSIKDGEELWKHVVPQQLHDLYDQPAVELEDTFHFIKYAILSNNLKSLNQIYTMSEGLEHRLKQVITQATSFEHLMTLLKTKRYTYTHLQRVLMNILLNFKQNHAPTNINAVRVLGMNQKGQQYLKELKKNYPERHFITQVNKKNAHFFSDEIHATKIYNLLSQDTATDFNTPVIRV, from the coding sequence ATGAAAAGCGTTGCACTAATCACAGAATATAATCCTTTCCACAATGGTCACTTATACCATGCCCAGAAGTCAAAGTCAATCACTGGCGCTGACATTTCTGTCGCAATAATGAGTGGACACTTTGTCATGAGAGGCCAACCAGCAATTTATAATAAATTTATTCGTACACAGATGGCTTTAAGCGCGGTAGACTTAGTTATTGAATTACCTGCATATGCTACGTTATCTGCCGGCCCCTATTTTGCAGAAGCTGCAGTCAAGGTTGCTGACTATTTGTCGATTGACCATTTATCATTTGGAAGTGAATCAGGCAATATTGATGCCTTTACCTCACTTGCAAAAGATATTGAAAGTGTCGAAAATTCTCAACAATTCATCATAAAATCCAAAGAAGGTAAAAGCTACCCTAGAATTTTAAGTGAGCTAGTATCAGATAACACCTTACTCTCATCTCCTAATAACACTTTAGGTATTTCTTATGTAAGGGCAATCCAAAAATGGGCTCCAACAATTCAACCATGGACTTTAAAACGCGAACAAAGTTCACATCATGATGCCGTTATTACAGGGCTTAATTTTGCAAGTGGCACTTCTATTCGTAAATCAATCAAAGATGGCGAAGAACTATGGAAACATGTAGTTCCACAGCAACTACATGACTTATATGATCAGCCAGCTGTAGAACTTGAAGATACCTTTCATTTTATAAAATATGCAATATTAAGCAATAATCTAAAAAGCCTTAATCAAATATATACGATGAGTGAAGGTTTAGAGCATCGTTTGAAGCAAGTCATTACTCAAGCAACTTCTTTCGAACATTTAATGACCTTACTTAAGACAAAAAGATACACTTACACCCATCTTCAACGTGTACTCATGAATATCTTACTAAATTTCAAACAAAACCATGCTCCTACAAATATCAATGCCGTGCGCGTACTAGGCATGAACCAAAAAGGACAACAATATTTGAAAGAATTGAAAAAGAATTATCCAGAACGTCATTTTATAACGCAAGTAAATAAAAAAAATGCACATTTCTTCTCAGATGAAATTCATGCTACAAAAATTTATAACTTATTATCACAAGATACTGCAACTGATTTTAATACACCAGTCATTCGGGTATGA